CGGCCGGCGCACTTCATCAAGAAGTTCCACGCCGACTACACGTCCATGGACGAGATTCAGCCGGTCCTGGACGAACTGGAGATCGAGACCTGGCAGCAGTTGGTGCAGCAGAAGGACATGCAGCACTGGGAGCTGCACCGCGCGCACGGCCTGGACGTGCCGTCGCTGGCCCCGTGGGTCGGCATCGAGGCCACCAGCACCGGCTACACGCTGGAGCGCAACCCGTACTACTGGAAAATCGACGTGGCCGGCAGCCAGCTTCCCTACGTCGACTACATCGTGGCCGAGAACTCCAACGACCTGGAGGCGATCAAGCTGAACACCGCCGCCGGCGAGTACGACGTGGTGACCAGCTACGCGCAGCTCAAGGAATTGCCGGTGTACCTGCAGAACGCCGACAAGGGCATCGCCACGGTGCTGCACGGCTCGATCAACAACCCGCCGGTGCTGTTCCTGAACCAGGACTTCGAGTATGACGTGGACGGCAGCGTCTGGCAGATGCTGATGAACGACAAGCGCTTCGGCAAGGCGCTGGCGCTGTCGGTCGACAAGGACGACGTCAACGAGAATGTCTACTTCGGCCAGTACAAGCTGGACACCATCACCGACCGCGAGTACGACCCGGCGCAGTCCAACGAGCTGCTCGACGCCGTGGGCATGGACGCACGCGACGATGCCGGGTTCCGGCTCGGACCGGACGGCAGCGAGTTCACGCTCGACATCATCACCGCCAACGTGTCTCCGGACTTTCTGCTGGTGGGCGAGCTGTTCAAGCAGTACTTCGAGGAGGTCGGTGTGCGCACTTCGTTCACCGTGCTGGGCAGCCAGATCTGGGGCCAGCGCCAGGCCGCCAACGAGCACATGGCCACGGTGCACTGGTCCGACCGCCCGATCTGGGCGCCGGGCATCTCCGAGGACTTCGGCCCCTACGCCAAGGGCGACTGGGCGGCGCAGTCCTGGGCCTACTACCAGAGCGACGG
This portion of the Spirochaetaceae bacterium genome encodes:
- a CDS encoding ABC transporter substrate-binding protein — translated: MTKYVRLLAALTLLVVGTTAWTQWAMDPTGRQKYAAPATFKESPLLAARVAAGELPPIEDRVPVEPFVVGPGVLNSEQWLDWEPGKHGGTIRVPNLNNSGVHEIYLALGMSLLRAPDQSTKDPLPAIVSEYSISDDFKEFCFTIREGLRWSDGHLLTTEDVRMTFELYGDERIYPTYYFRAVSPDGTPPVVTIIDDLSFCVEFNVSYGFFLANLASWIPDYTLLFRPAHFIKKFHADYTSMDEIQPVLDELEIETWQQLVQQKDMQHWELHRAHGLDVPSLAPWVGIEATSTGYTLERNPYYWKIDVAGSQLPYVDYIVAENSNDLEAIKLNTAAGEYDVVTSYAQLKELPVYLQNADKGIATVLHGSINNPPVLFLNQDFEYDVDGSVWQMLMNDKRFGKALALSVDKDDVNENVYFGQYKLDTITDREYDPAQSNELLDAVGMDARDDAGFRLGPDGSEFTLDIITANVSPDFLLVGELFKQYFEEVGVRTSFTVLGSQIWGQRQAANEHMATVHWSDRPIWAPGISEDFGPYAKGDWAAQSWAYYQSDGATGRKPPPYMEEYIELWEAWKVYPPQSPQGEAAFADLMDWFSRNYVSIWPTGSMTVPTVYNVNLGNVIKEGYPFDRALDYGMEQLFYRNM